The Sphaerodactylus townsendi isolate TG3544 linkage group LG11, MPM_Stown_v2.3, whole genome shotgun sequence sequence TTTAATGTGTATGTAAACGCTACTGCTCAGTACGGCACTTTAGCTGAGCATTCTAGTCTCCTATAGTGCCCACAGTATATACCTGAGTAGTATTTTTATTAgttctgtttaagattgcacacacaccccgccattTCATAGATTGATTCACAGATAAACACACTTCAAACATGTGTTGAGCTAAAATCTGGCCACATATCTGTCTTCAGCAGAAAGGCACCATTTCTTCtaaaacaaactttttaaaaagcctagaaATGCAGTATAGTATATTCAGTCAGGTCATACAATGACTActtaaaacacataaacacagtAATCTCATTACCATCTGTTATTTGGAAGTTTGTTTGCATGGAACTAGAAGGTCCTTGAAGTGCTCTTAAAAAAGGGTGGTCTGTGTTGGTAACGGGAGATTCTAACAACTGAGCTGAAGGTGACCCTTAaaggaaaaaataagaaaaaagcacAAGCAGGTCACCACAACTGTAAAAAAGTTATAGTTAATGGAGAAAGGCAAGGCTAAAAATTTAAATACTGGCTGTTGAATAAGGTTATTAAGCAAGAGTGAAATCTGAAGAAATATAATAGTTTTATACAGTCTTAATGGCCTGATTTGAACATCAGTTACAAAATGGGGATTTCAGATACTGCTAATGTTTACAcctatattaaaaacaaataggTCTATTaaagagcccttagggggtgggcggtataataaatttaataaataaataaataatttaaataaaggaTACCGATGAAGAATAAAAATAGCCAAAAATATAAGCAGATAGATATGTCTTTCTATTTTAAAGTGAAGTTAGCAAAGAAATAGCTCAAGATGAGAAAACCTTGTGATTTAACTGAAATATGTTTATACActagatttatatatataattgtatatAGGAAAGCTGAAGGAGATTTATTCtaagttttatattttattgcactCTTATATAGAACAGAACAAGGCAACAAGTGAAGCAGGAGATTCAAAACCAAGGCTGAGCTGTTAAATGGCAACACAACTAAGGGTGCTAACTCTTGAGCAGGACCTTACTCTTTAAGGTTAGGTGATGGCAACAGAGGTTTATCCAGAGAGAAGTGATTACACTGGAACAAGAGGAATCTAGCGAGGCAATGAATCATGAAGCCCACAGAACATCCTAGCGCCTATGTGAGCAGAAATGGGGCTTGCAAGATGATTTCCCCACAGATGTAATTTTAATATAACAACATTCAACTCCAAATCTTTGGATGATATCACCTACGTAgcttcatgcaatgtttaaaaatCACACTGAGAATGAGGCATTAGGGCTGAAGAAGAATCCCAATCTGGTGCTATCAGCAGAAacatttatttagttcatttatgACTCACTGCAATAACCATCCCACCCACAGCCACCAAATGCAATATCCACTTTTttcctttataaataaatatataataggtGCCATCTAGTATTTATTCCCTTAATTTTTCCCCATATGGGAGATGCCAacaggaatataaattcaaaaaaaccccaacctttaTTTCCTCTTGGTAGTATGTATGAGCTTATAAAGCAAACTGGATGACCTACATGGCCCTAAGGAAAACAGGCTGGATTCTAATTTTTCTTCAAAGTAACATTATGATTTGTAACTGATAGGTATCTTCATGGTTTCAagaaaaatgtttataaaataaaacaaaatcaaactGAGACAACAAATACCttgaggacttcactcaacataacttcactctgacactttctgacagctttctcttataggccccttccgcacatgcagaataatgcactttcaacgcactttgaagctggattttactgtgtggaatagcaaaatccactttcaaacagttgtgaaagtggactgaatgtgtattattctgcatgtgcagaaggggccatagttctctcagacatTCTGTCTTTATTTTATCTAACAGTTTGTTGAGGttctgactttctctgtatacaCTCTGACACACTAACTAATTCTCTCACAGAGCTTTGACCCTCTGACTAGAGCTTTgacactctaaggccccttccgcatatgcagaataatgcactttcactccactttcacaattgtttgcaagtggattttgctattccgcacagtacaacccagctgcaaagtgaattgaaagtgcattattctgcatgtgtggaaggggcctgagtcttttCACTCTGAAACCCTGTCACCTTCTGCTCTCTCTCTGACACCTTCTGCCAGTCCAACCCAGCCCTCCCACATGCACACTCTAGAATCAATCAATCATATCACTCTTTCATCCTCCTGCATGAAACAGCATGAAACATCTGATAAGTAATGCAATAAGACTAGGCCTAAAGTTTTGAATCAATGCAAAAAAAGTATTAGGCATGATATGAGCCACCTAGAGACCTCTGTAGAAGATGGATTAAAAATATCCCACATGCACACTCTAGAATCAATCAATCATATCACTCTTTCATCCTCctctcaccccctttctctccaactcagctctcagtttaaagtcacacacacacattaaaataattacaCCCCTctctctcactgagactcaaggtggattacatggtgTAAATCAGTCCAATCTAACAGCATGAAACATCTGATAAGTAATGCAATAAGACTAGGCCTAAAGTTTTGAATCAATGCAAAAAAAGTATTAGGCATGATATGAGCCACCTAGAGACCTCTGTAGAAGAtggataaaaatatttataaataaataaaattgaattaCAAAAGTAGAAAATTAGTTACAGCAGTATGATACATACAAAAATAGATAATACATGCCACAATTCTGTATTATGCAAAAATCATTTTGGGTTATCCCTGTGACATTTCTGAAAGTATATTAATATTTTGAAATCACGTGGAAGTAATCTGATAGATTTCTCCAAAATGCTTTGGATGCATCAGCAGTACAAAAAGCTCAGGTCCTCTGTTCTTACCTATCCCACTGTCATCAAGTCTCATGTAGCCTTCTGCTAACGAACTAAAGCCAGTTAGTCCTCCCATTGCAGCAAAAGGGACATCTTTCCCCACAGGTTTTCCTTGGGCTAACCGCTCCTCTTTAGTTTCCACCACTGTTTCGTGAGTATATGCTGGCTGCCCACATCCACAAGTAAAGCCACTGTGAAAACCTGAACATTTGGAACCtagttggggaaaaaaaaaatttaacGGAGTCGAGTGGACTGACATCTTCAACTACCTTCCTTCTGAGAAACACTTCCATGATGTGGCAATCCTCCTATGACTGCTgtgaatgcagaggcatttgcAGCAACAAAAGTATTGGAGTTTGGGGAATGGGGTAACTGCAGAACTGAGCCAAAGAAAATAGCACCAATGTGGATGGGATTTGCAAAAATGTGCACAACCTTGCTCATATAGTGATAAAAGATACTCTGACAGCAATCCTTCCAAAAAGATTGCAAAGTAGGGGGGAAAACAGAAAGCAGGCAATCAGGGAGTGACACTGTGTGAATGCTTTCAAAAAGACCACTCCAGTTCAGACATGAAACCAGAACAGTCACTATCTCTTTTGGACATACTTCATAAAGCCAGTACTCAAACTCTCAGTTTTGGGTGCAGAACAAATTTTTGGGTGTAGAACAAATTTTTGGGTGCAGAACATATAGAATTCTGCAAAtagactgcattttaaaaatatatgctgAAAATTGAACATGAGTTTTCTAGttgcaaaatattttaatcagAAATCATAAAACCCACATAAGTTCACACAATTACAATTATGAAAAattacaattttgaaaaaaaaggttGCTACATTCTTAATACAATGCATGCTTATGTATCCAATCTCACTTACATGAGTTGCATGAAAAATCAGGGGCTGCACTATGTTGTTCAGCAAAATGTTTACATCTACAACGAATGGGTTGAGTACCATTAAGAGGCACAAAGTGATAAGATCTGCATGGGCATCGGCTCACCCTACAAGGTACATAAATAGGACGTTCTTTTGGAATCACTTCAAAGTCTGTCTTATGTTGTTTATACCTGGAGAAAGTttgtaaaaagggggggaaagtacacATATATGACTCAGTTATCACCTTTGGAAAATAATGTAATCAAAGAAATGGTGTTCAATATTTTACTAAGAAGCCTTATTATCCAGCTATTATTTGGGATTGTTCCTCCCAGAAACCTTCTTGTATACATGAGGATTGTAGAGAAAGGAATGATCTTCAGTATTGAGCTCCAATAATACTAGGAGTTCCTGCTGCTTCTAAATATCTCCAAAACCCAGTGCAGTTCCTCACACAAGTTCTTACAAGTCCCACAAGAattgacagcccaatccatatGAGCAAGCGGGGGAGATAGATGAGTGATGGGCGGGCTTGGCACAGCcacgccacctccaaagaggtttgtgGCGATGCAATAATGCAATaccacatggccacacagctcccCAATGCTAGCCTAAAGGCCCCTGCACTGGTGTAAATGTAATTTACACCGGCATGAGGTGGCATCTAAGCCGACACAGGGGCATGCCACCTCCACAGCCCTTTCGCACCTCCACCCTGCGATTGCACTGTCACAGAACTAAGTTTgtttataataaataatattttaaaaattcagagacATATTAATTTTGTCTCCTGCGCTCAGCATGAAGCAcaactccttcctcctccctcttccatgCAACATATGAGAAGTTGGGGGGAGAGGAGTGGTTTTTTATCATGCAGATTAATCGGCAGTGCACATTTTAATGTCAGCTCCGATCACTCTTGATCCAAAAGCAGAGCCCTATTAAGATAGTTTCCAATATTATATTCCTgcaataaacaaatatataaaatacaaaaagagtcacaaacctaAAGCCTCCATTATAATGGCAAGGGTCTACTTGAGAAATTTAATAAGAACTGCATGTTAGCCTGATACCTTCAGCATACTGAAAACTTTCATTTTATGTACTCTCAACTCTCCATTCAGACTCAAACATATAACACTGCACTATTCCAGAAAAGAGGATTTGAATGgacattcagcatttttttttaaaagggacatgtgtACAGAATAGACACACTCAGATTCTCACCTATGAGTACAAAAACATGGAGTTTCTGGGCCCACAAGTTTACAGTCCATCCCAGTCGGTGATCTCCAGCTCACATATAATCTGTTTTGCAAACGTATTGGTAACACCTTATTCTTATATTCTTCATATTCTTCAGGGGTGAAGAGTTTCCCTCCATCATCTTCACCTACGATTCTGTAAACAAACATTCATTCCAGCAATACTTTGTTTTTAATAAACTCAAAGACATTTTAATAATGCAGAATAAAACACACATAAGGCTGTAATTCGCtgagaaagtgaaaaaaaatgagcaatgtttaaaatcagaaaaatatagagacttcttattcttcttagactggtcataccgtgtttccccgaatataagacagtgtcttatattaatttttgctcccaaagatgcgctatgtcttattttcaggggatgtcttatatttctgtattctgttcgtcaggcatgcttccaaacaaaaactttgctacgtcttacttttgggggatgccttatatttcgcacttcagcaaaacctctactatgtcttattttccggggatgtcttatattcggggaaacagagtagtaGGTCTATGATCTCAAGTTATAAGGGGAAGTTATAAGCCTGTAATGGGAAGGACAGCATAtaaatgtaattattattattattaatataaattGTATGCAATATTCCCAAAATAGTTTACTCTGAGGGTGTACCTGAGAACTCCACTCTAAAATCTACAttgtaaaaatatatacattcaaGACTCACAGGTTTTCATTATGAAACTGACAACGCAATCCTAAATAAAGCTATGCCATTCTAAATTGATTTCAATACACTTAGAAGGATTTAAGTCTGTTTAAAAGTGAACTGATAATCGCATATTTTATAATCAATAACTAAAATATGTAAACCACTTAATTCTGCACAAAAGTTATGACTTAATCTCTGTTCTGGTCCATGAAGATACTGTTTAGTTCACACCAACAGAAGTTAGTCCTAGAAAAAAAAGACATCATTTTGCCTGTTTGGCCGGTCACAA is a genomic window containing:
- the FAM221A gene encoding protein FAM221A isoform X1, with protein sequence MGNVDVGGGDTEIRKAESVSVLQADIIVGEDDGGKLFTPEEYEEYKNKVLPIRLQNRLYVSWRSPTGMDCKLVGPETPCFCTHRYKQHKTDFEVIPKERPIYVPCRVSRCPCRSYHFVPLNGTQPIRCRCKHFAEQHSAAPDFSCNSCSKCSGFHSGFTCGCGQPAYTHETVVETKEERLAQGKPVGKDVPFAAMGGLTGFSSLAEGYMRLDDSGIGSPSAQLLESPVTNTDHPFLRALQGPSSSMQTNFQITDGGASSAMQASSLKRPEEDDMAYFERQYQERLKKEKAAKRGKNAVQSKNPWQ
- the FAM221A gene encoding protein FAM221A isoform X2, yielding MERLTLQPGAAAAIDEYLEYRRIVGEDDGGKLFTPEEYEEYKNKVLPIRLQNRLYVSWRSPTGMDCKLVGPETPCFCTHRYKQHKTDFEVIPKERPIYVPCRVSRCPCRSYHFVPLNGTQPIRCRCKHFAEQHSAAPDFSCNSCSKCSGFHSGFTCGCGQPAYTHETVVETKEERLAQGKPVGKDVPFAAMGGLTGFSSLAEGYMRLDDSGIGSPSAQLLESPVTNTDHPFLRALQGPSSSMQTNFQITDGGASSAMQASSLKRPEEDDMAYFERQYQERLKKEKAAKRGKNAVQSKNPWQ